The DNA sequence CGCCGCGTGGAAATCGTCCTTGGCAATTAGTGATTTAGCGACTTAGTGAGTTAGTGAGTTTTTGTTCGGATGGCGCATTCTGCGCAGCTACAAGCTCACAGGATTTCCTGAGTCCCTGCACCCAAAATCTGCTCCATTGCTCGTGCTTTATCCTACCCGACTTATCCCATGTGCCTTATTCCAATGCATAGCAAAGAAGAAGTCCCGCCCGGAGCGGGGCTTCTTCGGGCTGTGAGTCCCCTGGTTTGTATCTCCTCTGATAAACTGCGCCACCAGCGCATTTAGCGCCAGCCGAACATCAAACTCACTAAGTCACTAAATCACCAACTCACCGCATGAAAGAGCTATTTGCCCCCAATGCCCAGCCCAGCCGCCCGGTGTTTGCCACTATGGTCGGGGCCCAGCTGCTGGTGCTGGTGCTGCTCTGGGTGTTTTTTCCGCTGCAGATTTTCCCCAGCCTGGGCCAGGTGCTGCGAGCCCTGAGCGACTTAATCACGACCCAGGGCTTGTTGCAGGAGCTCTGGGCCAGCATGACCACGGCCCTGCAGGCGCTGGCCATCGGCACGGGGCTGGCCCTGGGGATTTCGTATCTGACGGCCCTGCCGTTTTTCCGGCCGATTGCCTACGCCGCCACCAAGATGCGCTACCTCACGCTCACCGGCCTCACGTTTTTTATGGCCCTGCTGCTCAGCTCGGGCCACCAGGTCAAGCTCTCGGTGCTGGTGTTTGCCACCACGGTCTACCTCGTGACGGGCATGACCAGCGTGATTCTGACCACCACCCAGGAGGAAATGGACCACGCCCGCACCCTGGGCCTGGGCGAGTGGCGCAGCTTTCTGGAAGTCGTGGTGCGGGGCAAGCTGGATCTGATGCTGGAAGTGGTGCGCCAGAACTTCGCCATCATCTGGACCATGATTACGCTGGTCGAAACCCTCTACCAGTCGGAGGGCGGCATCGGGCTTTTGCTCTACAAGCAAAACCGCTACCTCCACCTCGACGGCGTGCTGGCCATTCAGCTGGTCATCCTGGCCACCGGCGCTCTGCAGGACTACGTGTTCGTGCTCCTGCGCCGCGTGTTTTTCCCCCATTCGGCCCTGACGGCGGCACAGGGCTAAGTGTAGAATATTCTTGAAAAACGAAAAAAATATTCTACACCACTTGTAGAATATAATTCAAAACGAAAAAAATATTCTACACCAGGAAGAGCCGTACCAGCCGAACATCAAACTCACCATCTCACCATCTCACTAACTCACTAACTCACCATCTCACACCGTGACTCCTTACTTCCACCAGGAACCCGTTTTGACGCTCGACGGAATTTCGATGAGCTACCACGGCGAAGTGGTGCTGCGCGACATCAGCGCCCAGGTCTTGAACGTGGTGCGGCCGGGCCTGACCCAGGGCCAGGTCGTGGGCTTCTACGGCCGCTCGGGTATCGGCAAGTCGGTGCTCTGCCGCATCATTGCCGGCCTCACGGCGCCGGCTACGGGCTCGGTACGGGTCGGGGAGGAGCAGCACCCGGTGCAGGCCGGCGACGTGGGCCTGGTGCAGCAGCGCTACCCCTTGTTCAACCACCGCACCCTCACGGATAACCTGCTGCTGGCCGCCGCCCGCAAGCACGAGCCCGAGGCCGCCCGGCGCGAAGTGCAGGCCTACCTGGAGCGGTTCCGGCTCGACTTGCACGGCCGCAAGTTCCCCGCCCAGCTCTCGGGCGGGCAGCGCCAGCGGGCCGCCATTGCCCAGCAGCTGCTGTGCTCCGACCACCTCATCCTGCTCGACGAGCCCTTCTCCGGCCTCGATGTGGCCATGATTGACGAGGTAAAGAAAATTATCCTCGAAGTCACCACGATGGATGAATTGAACACGGTCGTCATCGTCTCCCACGACATTGCCACCACCACGGCCCTCTCGGACACGCTCTGGCTGATGGGCTACGAGCGGGACGCCGCCGGCCAGCTTTTGCCCGGGGCCACCATCAGCAAAGACCACCAGTACGACCTGGCCGGCATGGGCCTGGCCTGGCACCCCAACGTGGAAGCCGAGCCGGAGTTTAATAGGTTTGTGGAGGAGTTGAAGGGGGAGATTCGGGCAGCCTAAAATTGCTGCTACTTTTGCCCGTCCAGTACTTGTAACGCGAAGTTCCACTTCGCGAGGCGTGCGCGCCGTAACAACGACAATCGTTCAACGCCTCGCGAAGTGGAACTTCGCGTTACACTCCCGCTGGCGTCAATTCTTACTTAAATACCCATGCCCACCGGTACCCTGCTCATCATCGACGACGAAACCCGCCTGCGCCAGCTCCTGAGCCGGGTGCTGGAGCTGGAAGGCTACACCGTGCTCCAGGCTCCCGACGCCCGGCGCGGCCTGGAGATGCTCCAGCAGCACGCCGATGAAGTCCTGGTCGTGTTGTCCGACGTGAAGCTGCCCGATGCCCACGGCGTAGAGCTGATTCCGAAGCTGCGGGCCCGCTGCCCGGAGGCCGAAATCGTGCTGATGACCGCCTTTGGCACCATTCCCGACGGGGTGCAGGCCATGAAGCAGGGCGCTTTCGACTACCTGACCAAGGGCGACTCCGACGACCAGCTGGTCGTCATCGTGGAGCGGGCCGCCGACAAGGCCCGGCTGCAGCGCCGGGTGGCCGAGCTGGAACGCAAAGTCGGGGCCCAGCACAGCTTCGAGACGATGATAGGGGAGTCGGCAGCCTTGCGGGCGGCCCAGCACCTGGCCCGGCAGGTAGCCGTGACGGATAGCACCGTGCTGCTGGAAGGCCCCACGGGCGCGGGCAAGGAGCTGTTTGCCCAGGCTATTCACCAGGCCAGTCCGCGCCGGCTCAAGCCCTTCGTGGCCGTCAACTGCTCGGCCTTTCCCAAGGATTTGCTGGAAAGTGAGCTGTTTGGCTACAAGAAAGGCGCCTTCACCGGGGCCCTCACCGACAAGAAGGGCCTGCTGGAAGAAGCCCACGGCGGCACGCTGTTCCTGGACGAAATCGGGGAGCTGGAGCTGACCGTGCAGGCCAAGTTTCTGCGCGTGCTCGAAACCCAGACCTTTACCAAGCTGGGGGCCACCACGCCCACGGCCGTGAACGTGCGCATCGTGGCCGCCACCAACCGCAACCTCAAGCTCGAAGCCCAGGAAGGCCGCTTCCGCCCCGATCTGTACTACCGCCTCTCGGTCTTTACCATCGACGTGCCCCCGCTGAAAGCCCGGCCGGCCGACGTGCCGGTGCTGGCCCGGCACTTTCTGCAGTACTTCGCCGCCCGCCTCAAAAAGCGCCTGCCGGGCCTGGATGCCGAGTGTCTGCGCCTATTGCAAGCCTACGACTGGCCCGGCAACGTGCGGGAACTGAAAAACGTGCTGGAACGGGCCGCCATCCTCACGCCCGACAACGAGCTGGTGGCCGCCGGCCTGCTGCCCACCGAGTTCTACACCCTGCCCGACGCCATCCGGGCGACCGACGACCCCCACGACCGGAGTCTGCGGGCCGTGGAAGCCCGCCACATCCGGGAGGTGCTGGCCGACGTGGAAGGCAACAAAACCGAGGCCGCCCGCCAGCTCGGCATCGGCCTGACCACGCTCTACCGCAAGCTCCAGGAGTACGGCCTGACGGCCTGATTTACCGCTTTTTCCTACCTTCCTAACGCCCTGCCCGCAGCCGTTGCGCGGCGCAGCCGGGCTCCTACACCCATGAAATTCTCCTTCCTTCTGGCCCTGGGCCTGCTTGTTTCCCCTTTCGCCAGAGCCCAGCAGCCGGCTTTGCCCGACTCGGCCGCGGCGGAAGCCGTTACGGTATTGCCCGCCGGGCTGACCATCTACGGCTTTGCCGACGGCTACTACGGCTACGATTTTACCGGTAAAGCCCCCCAGCGGCCGGGGTTTCTGTACGCGCATAACCGCAACAATGAGTTTGCCCTCAACAACGCCGTGCTGGGTTTGCGCTACGAGGAAGCCCGGGTGCGCGGGGCCCTGGCCCTGCACACCGGCACCTACGTGGAGGCCAACTACGCCAACGAGCCCACCGTGCTGCGCAATATCTACGAGGCTTACGCCGGCTTCCGGCCCACGGCCAAGTCCTGGCTCGACCTGGGCATCTTTAGCTCCCACATCGGCTTTGAGTCGGCGCTGAGCAAGGACAACTGGACCCTGACCCGCTCGTTGATGGCCGAAAACTCGCCCTACTACGAAACCGGGGCCCGCTTCACCTACGAATTCTCGCCCCAGCTCACGGCCACCGCGCTGGTGCTCAACGGCTGGCAGCAGATCCGGGACGTGAACCGGTCCAAGAGCCTGGGCACCCAGCTGCAGTGGAAGCCCACGGAGAAATGGCTGCTCAACTCCAGCACGTACTACGGCAACGACCAGCCCCAGAGCGAGCTGCGCCGCCGCCGGTTTTTTCACGACTTCTACGTGACCTATACTGCCACCGATAAGCTTGCCGTGGCCGCCGTATTCGACGTGGGCACCCAACAGACCGAGGAAAAGCCCCGGAATGATACCTGGCTGACCGGGGCCCTGCTGGCGCGCTACCGGTTTGCCCCGACCTGGACCGTAGCCGGCCGCCTGGAGGCTTATTCCGCCCGCGACGGAGTTATTATCCAGACGATCCGGCCCACACCGTCGAATTCCAATACCCAGCTGACAGGTGCTTCCCTGAACGTGGATTACGCCCCGACTTCCCACCTGACGGCCCGTCTCGAAGGCCGGCTTCTGCACAGCAGCCTGGAGCTGTTCGACAACGGCGGCCGCCGGCCGGGCCACACCTACGGCAACGTAACGAGCAGTATTGCCCTGAGCTTTTAACGCTCCCCACCCATGACCTTAAAGAACCGAATCCGGCTGAGCGTGCTCACCATGCTGCTGTTGCTGCTCATCGTGGGCGTGTACAGCTACAACGTGCTCCACGGCCTGGACCGCCGGGCCCGGCACGTGCGCCAGGCCAATCTGCACTCTGTGGAGCTGGGCCGGCAGATGCTCTGGGCCCTGAGCGGCCTGAGCCAGCAGCCGGCCCGCCCTACGGCCCTCTCGGAGTTTCGCCGGGCCCTGACCCGGGAAGGGGCCAATATCACCGAGCCGGGCGAGGCCGAGCTGGTCGACAGCCTGACCCAGAACCTGGCCGACTACCAGCGTCTGCTCGACAACCAGGCCCCGCTGGCGCAGCGCCAGGCCGAGCTGCTCCAGCTTCAGGCCCAGACCAACCGCCTGCTCACCCTGAACCTGGCTGCTTCGGGCCGGCAGGGTGAGGAAGCCACCCGCACGGTGCGGGCCGCCAAAACCACTTTGCTACTGATTCTGGTGCTGAGTACCGTGCTCGGGGTTAGCCTGGTGCTGCGCCTGCCCCGCATCGTGGTGCGCCCGTTGCGCCGCCTCAGCGCCGACATCGAGCTGGCCACCGACCCCGGCACCGCCGCCCGGCTGCCCATTGAGCGGCAGGATGAGCTGGGCAACGTGGCCCAGGCCTTCAACCGGGTGCTGGGCCAGATGCAGGACCTGCGCACGGCCAGCCGGGCCGAGCTGCTGATGCAGCGCAACCGCATGGAAAGCATCGTGCAGGGCCTCGACGAAGGCCTGCTGCTCATCGACCAGAACCGCCGCATCATCCTGGTCAATCCCGTGGCCAGTGAGCTGCTGGGCCAGCCCGCCGAGGCCCTGATCGGGCAGCTGGCCGCCGACGTGGCCCGGCACAACGAGTTTCTGCAAACCCTGCTCAGTGCCGAAGCCCAGGCCCCGCAGCGCGACGCGCCCGAGCCGCCCGAATACACCGTCATGCGGCACGGGCAGGAAGCTTATTACCGCCTGTCGGTGCAGCCGATTCTGTCCTACAACGAGCTGACCAGCCAGACCGAGTTCGTGGGCCACATCCTGTCGTTGCGCAATATTTCCGACTTCAAGAAGCTGGATCAGGTCAAGTCCAACTTTCTGGCTACCGTCTCGCACGAGCTCAAAACCCCGCTGGCCAGCATCAACCTGAGCTTGAAGCTGCTCCAGGACGAGCGCACCGACACGGCCGAGCGCCAGCGCATTGCCGGCGGCATCCGCCTCGAAACCCAGCGCCTGCTGCGCATGGTGGGCGAGCTGATCGACGTCTCGCGCCTCGACGCGGGCGTGGGCATCAAGCTCAACCCCGAGCCCGTGGCCCTGGCCCTGGTCATGGACTACGCCGACGACACCATCATGGCCCAGCTCGAAGACAAGCAGCTTGAGCTGTGCTACGCGCTGCCCGACGATTTGCCCGCCGTGCGCGCCGACCTGGAAAAAACCACCTGGGTGGTCATCAACCTCATGGCCAACGCCATTCGCTACTCACCCCCGGGCGAGCAGATCCACATCAGCGCCGAGCAGCGCGGGAACCTGGTGCAGGTCAGCGTGCGGGACTGCGGCCCCGGCATCCCGGCCGAGTACCACGAGCGGATTTTCCAGCGCTTCGCCCACATTCCCAACAAGGCCGGCGAAAAAAGCGGCTCCGGCCTGGGGCTGAGCATCAGCCGGGAGTTCATCACCTCCCAGGGCGGCGAGCTGTGGGTGGAAAGCCAGCCCGGCAGCGGCAGCGTGTTCCACTTCACCCTGCCGGTGATGGGGTAACTGATTGATGATTGTTAATTGATGATTGTTAAAAAGGCCCTGTAACTACACGCTACGGGGCCTTTTTAACAATCAACAATCATCAACCAATCAACAATCATCAACTAAAACGACACCTGGTACTGGGCCACGACGGCGCTACGGCGGCGGTCCACCACGTTTTCGCCGCTGGCGTTGGTGATGTAGTAGGGGCGGTTCTGGTAGCTGAGCGTGAGCTTGGAGGTGTGCCCGGCCAGCAGCCAGTTCACTCCCGCGTCAAAGTAGTGCAGGTCATCGGCCAGGCGCTTGTAGTGCGAGTACTGGTAGCTCACGTAGGGCATGAAGGTCGTGGGGCCTACCAGGTTGTCGCGCAGCTTGTAGCCCAGCTGCGAATACACCACGTTGCCGGTGCCGTACTGCGGAAACGCGTTACCGAACGCCCCGAGCAGCGCGTTGGTGGCCCGCGTGCCGGTGGCCGGGTTCATCGGGCCATTGTTGCGCAGGTAGCCGGGGCCGTAGTCCAGGTGCATGGCCGCGGCGTAGAAGCTCACGCTGGGCGCGCCTTTGGCCGTGTCGCGGGGCGCGTCGTAGTACACGTCCACGGCCACTTGCTTCATGGCCTGGGTCAGCGTGTCGCGGCCGTTGTCGGCCAGGTACCACATGGCTTTGGGCTGCACGATGGCGCCCACGCCCACGTTGAACACGTTCTTTTTGCCCAGGTAGGTGCCGGCGTTATAGGCCGTCAGGTTGCTTTCCTGGTCCTTGAACTGCCACATCAGGTAGGCCTGGTACTGGGGCTGGCCGGGGCGGCGGGAGAAGTTGGCGTTGCGCGTCAGCGCGGCCGCGCCGGCCGAGCCCTTGGTCACGTCCAGCGGGTCGCTCAGGGCCACCCGGTAGTCGAGCTTGCCCAGCTTGCCCTTGGCGTAGATGCTGAGCTTGCGGCCAAACTGGTCGTTGACGTCGTTGGTGGTTTCCGCCTCCAGGGGCAAATCAATGCCCATGATGCTGCCCGTGGCCGAGGCCGTGAAGCGCGACAACCCGTTCCAGGCGCCCAGACCGGTGCCGAGCGAGAGTTTGGTTTTCACCACCGCGTACTCGCCCACCGCGTCGTGCAGAAAGAAGCCGACTTTGCGGTCGGAGAGGTAGCTGAAGTTGTTGATGCCGATCTGGGAATAGATAAACACCCGGTCGGTGAGCTGCCCGAAAAACTGCATGCGGAAGCGCCGGATGCCGATATCGTAGGTTTCGGGCTTGCTGAAGCCGTCGACCTGGGTACCGGGGTTGCTTTGGTTGTAGCGCACCCAGACCTGGTTGAGCAGCGTGAGCTTGAGGTAATGGCTGCCGTCGGGGTTAAGCGTGAGCTTGCCGTCTTTGAACGATTGGGCCTGCGTGTGCAGGGCGCCTGCCAGCAGAGCGGGCAAAAGCAACCCGCCACGCCACCGGAACTGTGTCATGCGTACTTGTTGAGGGGATAGAAAAGAAAATTAGAAGCCGAGCCGGCCCCACGGGCCGGCAAAGGTAGTTCCCGGGTGGCTAGCCGGCCCGTGGGCCCCGCAAAACGCAACAGGGCGCCTCCCGCACGGGAAGCGCCCTGTTGTAAGCCGATTGGTTCCGGAAGGTTTCGGGCTACCGCGTAAAAGTGCGGCCCCGGGTAAGGAAAACTAGTTGAGCCACACCGTGTGCAGCAATTCGAAGCGGTGGGGGGCGTAGGCATTATAATAGGGGGCCTCGGCCTGAAAGCCCAGCACGTGGACCAGCGGCATGCCTTCCAGGTGCGACTCTACCACGCGCACGGGGTAGAGCTGGCCTTCTTCGGGCCAGTCGCCCACGTGGTTAAATGGGCGGCTGCTGGCGTCGATGCAGCGGGCGTAGTCAACGAATGGGGCGTGGGCAGTGGCTTCGGCCAGGGTCAGGTTAGCAACTTCGTGAGCCATGGAGCAAAAGGTAGGAACCACCGAAAAGGGGTTCAATGAAAAATTGCGGCCGGGGCAGCGCAGGCTGTCCTGTACTGTGTAACTGTTTAACAGCTTCCGGCCGTCCAGAACAACACTCTTCTCATTGTTCAGATTCCGAAGATAGAAAATAACTTCAGTTTACAAGCCCGGCGCGCCGAAACGCAACTATAAATTTCGGCGGCGGTATTCCCGCGCCTTTTTCGTTGCTTGCGGCCCGTTGCCCCAGCCCCTACGCATGGAAAGAGCCCAGATTACCCGCATCAGCAAGTTTTTGAGTCTGCACCTGCGCCACCAGCCCCAGGCCCTGGGACTGGTACTCGACGAGGGCGGCTGGGTGAGCGTCGAGCAGCTGCTGGCCGGCGCCGCCCGCCACGGCCTGCCCCTTACCCGGGCCCAGCTCGACGAAGTGGTGGCCGATAACGACAAGCAGCGCTTCGCCTTCGACGACTCCGGCCTGCGCATCCGGGCCCAGCAGGGGCACAGCGTGGAGATTGATCTGCAGCTGGTAGCCGCCCCACCGCCGGCCGTGCTCTACCACGGCACGGTGGCCGCCGCCCTGCCCGCCATCCGGACCGAAGGGCTGCAGAAAATGAAGCGCCACCACGTGCACCTCTCGCCCGAGGAGGCCACGGCCCGCCGCGTGGGGCAGCGGCGCGGCGAGCCGGTCATCCTTACGATTGACGCGGCGGCCATGCAGCGGGCGGGCTTCGTGTTCTACGAGTCCGGCAATGGCGTCTGGCTGGTCGACCAGGTGCCGCCCCAGTACCTGCAGCCGCGCTAAGCCGGCCTACTTGCTGCCCAGATCCGGCTTCAGGCGGGCGTCAAACGGGTGGGGCTCCAGGGCTACCACCTTGAGTTGGGCGTGGTCGGGGTGGAGCGGGTTGAGCAGGTAGTTCCACTCGTTGGGCGCGTGGGCCGAGGGTACCTTCATAATCCAGAACGTGCCTTCCTCCAGCCAGGCGCGCGTCAGCTGGGCCAGCTCCAGGGGGTAGGGCAGCTGCTGCCAGTTGGGCGGCAGCTGCTCCACCTGCACTTCTTTGAACGGAGTGCCCTCGGGCACTTCCAGCGTCAGGGCGAAGTAATTGCGCGGCAGCGAGGGCGAGTTGGCCAGCACTTCCAGCTTGGCCAACGATAAATGCTCGGAGGTGTAGAGAATCTGGGTGCCTTTTTCGTGCCAGCGGCCCGAGTAGTACAGGCCGCCCTGGCCGGTCAGATCCTGGATGTAAGGGTGTTTGCCGAGCCGGTAAAGGCGCATAGTCAAGCGTATTCAGCGAAAGGAAAGCGGGAGGGAACCCCGGAAAGATTGGCTGCTGGGGAGTTTTGAAACCAAAACCCAAAAGCTAGCAACCAAAAACCAGCCTACGAATAGATGCCGTACTCGATCCGGCCCAGGATTTCGCGCACCTGCTCCCGCCCGATGGCCGACGAGAGCAGCTCCTTGGGCCGCACCCCGCCCAGGGCCGGGTTGGGGGTGTCCAGCCAGTGGTGAAAGTCGTCCTGGTCCTCGAACACGTCCAAGCCCTTGGCTAGCACGGCCGAGAGCTGAATGGTTTTCTCGGCCTCGTCCAGGGTCAGGGCGCGCTTGGCCTGCTCGCGCCGGGCCAGTGTGCTTTCCGACACGCCCAGCACCACGCTGATTTCCTTGTTGGAAAAGCCCAGGCGCTGCTGCAACGCCCGCAACGCCTGCACCGACAAGCCCTTCAAAGCCACGGCCAGCAAATCCAGCTCGTTGTGCACCAGCTGCGGAATAACGGCGCCACCGCCCATCAGGTCAACCATCGTGGCTACGGGAGTTTTACGCGTGATAGTCATTTGCTTGCTTTTTAGTCGTCATTTGACGGCAATATACGCAATAACCCGGGAGCAGGGCTAAAAATTCAAACGCGGGCCTTTAGCTCCGGCAAGCTGGCCTGAACTTGCTAATTTGCCGCCTGAATTTCTTTGTATGCCATCTTCTGCGCTCAGCTCCGAACAACTCATTGCTCAAACCGCCGACTTCGTCCGCGCCAAATTCCTGG is a window from the Hymenobacter aquaticus genome containing:
- a CDS encoding ABC transporter permease, encoding MKELFAPNAQPSRPVFATMVGAQLLVLVLLWVFFPLQIFPSLGQVLRALSDLITTQGLLQELWASMTTALQALAIGTGLALGISYLTALPFFRPIAYAATKMRYLTLTGLTFFMALLLSSGHQVKLSVLVFATTVYLVTGMTSVILTTTQEEMDHARTLGLGEWRSFLEVVVRGKLDLMLEVVRQNFAIIWTMITLVETLYQSEGGIGLLLYKQNRYLHLDGVLAIQLVILATGALQDYVFVLLRRVFFPHSALTAAQG
- a CDS encoding ATP-binding cassette domain-containing protein produces the protein MTPYFHQEPVLTLDGISMSYHGEVVLRDISAQVLNVVRPGLTQGQVVGFYGRSGIGKSVLCRIIAGLTAPATGSVRVGEEQHPVQAGDVGLVQQRYPLFNHRTLTDNLLLAAARKHEPEAARREVQAYLERFRLDLHGRKFPAQLSGGQRQRAAIAQQLLCSDHLILLDEPFSGLDVAMIDEVKKIILEVTTMDELNTVVIVSHDIATTTALSDTLWLMGYERDAAGQLLPGATISKDHQYDLAGMGLAWHPNVEAEPEFNRFVEELKGEIRAA
- a CDS encoding sigma-54-dependent transcriptional regulator; protein product: MPTGTLLIIDDETRLRQLLSRVLELEGYTVLQAPDARRGLEMLQQHADEVLVVLSDVKLPDAHGVELIPKLRARCPEAEIVLMTAFGTIPDGVQAMKQGAFDYLTKGDSDDQLVVIVERAADKARLQRRVAELERKVGAQHSFETMIGESAALRAAQHLARQVAVTDSTVLLEGPTGAGKELFAQAIHQASPRRLKPFVAVNCSAFPKDLLESELFGYKKGAFTGALTDKKGLLEEAHGGTLFLDEIGELELTVQAKFLRVLETQTFTKLGATTPTAVNVRIVAATNRNLKLEAQEGRFRPDLYYRLSVFTIDVPPLKARPADVPVLARHFLQYFAARLKKRLPGLDAECLRLLQAYDWPGNVRELKNVLERAAILTPDNELVAAGLLPTEFYTLPDAIRATDDPHDRSLRAVEARHIREVLADVEGNKTEAARQLGIGLTTLYRKLQEYGLTA
- a CDS encoding porin is translated as MKFSFLLALGLLVSPFARAQQPALPDSAAAEAVTVLPAGLTIYGFADGYYGYDFTGKAPQRPGFLYAHNRNNEFALNNAVLGLRYEEARVRGALALHTGTYVEANYANEPTVLRNIYEAYAGFRPTAKSWLDLGIFSSHIGFESALSKDNWTLTRSLMAENSPYYETGARFTYEFSPQLTATALVLNGWQQIRDVNRSKSLGTQLQWKPTEKWLLNSSTYYGNDQPQSELRRRRFFHDFYVTYTATDKLAVAAVFDVGTQQTEEKPRNDTWLTGALLARYRFAPTWTVAGRLEAYSARDGVIIQTIRPTPSNSNTQLTGASLNVDYAPTSHLTARLEGRLLHSSLELFDNGGRRPGHTYGNVTSSIALSF
- a CDS encoding HAMP domain-containing sensor histidine kinase → MTLKNRIRLSVLTMLLLLLIVGVYSYNVLHGLDRRARHVRQANLHSVELGRQMLWALSGLSQQPARPTALSEFRRALTREGANITEPGEAELVDSLTQNLADYQRLLDNQAPLAQRQAELLQLQAQTNRLLTLNLAASGRQGEEATRTVRAAKTTLLLILVLSTVLGVSLVLRLPRIVVRPLRRLSADIELATDPGTAARLPIERQDELGNVAQAFNRVLGQMQDLRTASRAELLMQRNRMESIVQGLDEGLLLIDQNRRIILVNPVASELLGQPAEALIGQLAADVARHNEFLQTLLSAEAQAPQRDAPEPPEYTVMRHGQEAYYRLSVQPILSYNELTSQTEFVGHILSLRNISDFKKLDQVKSNFLATVSHELKTPLASINLSLKLLQDERTDTAERQRIAGGIRLETQRLLRMVGELIDVSRLDAGVGIKLNPEPVALALVMDYADDTIMAQLEDKQLELCYALPDDLPAVRADLEKTTWVVINLMANAIRYSPPGEQIHISAEQRGNLVQVSVRDCGPGIPAEYHERIFQRFAHIPNKAGEKSGSGLGLSISREFITSQGGELWVESQPGSGSVFHFTLPVMG
- a CDS encoding RNA 2'-phosphotransferase; translation: MERAQITRISKFLSLHLRHQPQALGLVLDEGGWVSVEQLLAGAARHGLPLTRAQLDEVVADNDKQRFAFDDSGLRIRAQQGHSVEIDLQLVAAPPPAVLYHGTVAAALPAIRTEGLQKMKRHHVHLSPEEATARRVGQRRGEPVILTIDAAAMQRAGFVFYESGNGVWLVDQVPPQYLQPR
- a CDS encoding RES family NAD+ phosphorylase; the protein is MRLYRLGKHPYIQDLTGQGGLYYSGRWHEKGTQILYTSEHLSLAKLEVLANSPSLPRNYFALTLEVPEGTPFKEVQVEQLPPNWQQLPYPLELAQLTRAWLEEGTFWIMKVPSAHAPNEWNYLLNPLHPDHAQLKVVALEPHPFDARLKPDLGSK
- the parS gene encoding type II RES/Xre toxin-antitoxin system antitoxin, coding for MTITRKTPVATMVDLMGGGAVIPQLVHNELDLLAVALKGLSVQALRALQQRLGFSNKEISVVLGVSESTLARREQAKRALTLDEAEKTIQLSAVLAKGLDVFEDQDDFHHWLDTPNPALGGVRPKELLSSAIGREQVREILGRIEYGIYS